A single region of the Ascaphus truei isolate aAscTru1 chromosome 6, aAscTru1.hap1, whole genome shotgun sequence genome encodes:
- the YTHDF2 gene encoding YTH domain-containing family protein 2: MSASSLLEQRPKGQGNKVQNGAAHQKDRLNDDEYEPYLNPQARQSNAYTAMSDSYLPSYYSPSIGFSYSLSEAAWSTGGDPQPTVPYLASYGQLSNGEPHFLPDAMFGQPGPLGSTPFLGQPGFNFFPSGMDFAAWGSGGSSPGQSAPNSGYGGSYAYAPSTLGGAMLEGQTSFAGETGSKAPGVSVLEQGMGVLKLGFEGGGLKAVGSTPATIAPPKPASWADIASKPAKQLPKGKGSSGILPPPIKHNMDIGTWDNKGAKLPPAGVSQQSLQPLVLSAQPPITLQQLPPAAPPALQQQPPPPARWTAPRNRGTVFAQGGLDLTGGPGQPVCGVLLPSAEPHPVLEKLRTANNYNPRDFDCSPKHGRVFIVKSYSEDDIHRSIKYNVWCSTEHGNKRLDAAYRSMNSKGPVYLLFSVNGSGHFCGVAEMRSAVDYNTCAGVWSQDKWKGRFDVRWLFVKDVPNGQLRHIRLENNENKPVTNSRDTQEVPLDKARQVLRIIAGYKHTTSIFDDFSHYEKRQEEEDIVKKE, encoded by the exons ATGTCCGCCAGCAGCCTCCTGGAGCAG AGACCTAAAGGACAAGGAAACAaag TACAAAACGGGGCTGCTCACCAGAAGGACAGGTTAAATGATGATGAATATGAGCCCTATCTGAACCCGCAGGCGCGACAG AGCAATGCGTACACCGCCATGTCGGACTCCTACCTGCCGAGTTACTACAGCCCGTCCATCGGCTTCTCCTACTCCCTGAGCGAGGCGGCCTGGTCCACCGGAGGGGACCCCCAGCCCACCGTGCCCTACCTGGCTTCATATGGGCAACTGAGCAACGGGGAGCCCCACTTCCTGCCGGACGCCATGTTCGGACAGCCAGGGCCACTTGGCAGCACCCCCTTCCTGGGGCAGCCCGGCTTCAACTTTTTCCCCAGCGGCATGGACTTCGCGGCCTGGGGCAGCGGGGGCAGCTCACCGGGCCAGTCCGCCCCCAACTCGGGTTACGGGGGCAGCTACGCCTATGCGCCCAGCACCCTGGGGGGCGCCATGTTGGAGGGGCAGACGTCGTTTGCTGGGGAAACAGGAAGCAAGGCACCAGGCGTGAGTGTCCTCGAGCAGGGCATGGGGGTGCTGAAGCTGGGTTTTGAGGGGGGAGGCCTCAAGGCGGTGGGGAGCACCCCGGCTACCATTGCTCCTCCCAAGCCGGCCTCCTGGGCGGACATAGCCAGCAAGCCCGCCAAGCAGCTACCCAAGGGCAAGGGCAGCTCTGGcatcctcccaccccccatcaaACACAACATGGACATAGGGACTTGGGATAACAAGGGCGCCAAGCTGCCGCCGGCTGGTGTCAGCCAGCAGTCTCTGCAGCCACTGGTTCTGAGCGCTCAGCCCCCCATCACCCTCCAGCAGCTGCCTCCTGCCGCTCCCCCAGCTCTCCAGCAGCAGCCTCCGCCGCCCGCGCGCTGGACGGCCCCGCGCAACCGCGGCACGGTCTTCGCGCAGGGCGGGTTGGACCTGACCGGCGGCCCCGGGCAGCCCGTGTGCGGAGTCCTGCTCCCCTCGGCGGAGCCGCACCCCGTGCTGGAGAAGCTCCGCACCGCCAACAACTACAACCCCAGGGACTTTGACTGCAGCCCCAAGCACGGGCGCGTGTTCATCGTCAAGAGCTACTCGGAGGACGATATCCACCGCTCCATCAAGTACAATGTGTGGTGCAGCACGGAGCACGGCAACAAGCGGCTGGACGCGGCCTACCGCTCCATGAACAGCAAGGGCCCCGTCTACCTGCTCTTCAGCGTCAACGGCAGCGGGCACTTCTGCGGGGTGGCAGAGATGCGCTCGGCGGTGGACTATAACACGTGCGCCGGCGTGTGGTCGCAGGACAAGTGGAAGGGGCGCTTTGACGTGCGCTGGCTGTTCGTGAAGGATGTGCCCAACGGACAGCTACGGCACATCCGGCTGGAGAACAACGAGAACAAGCCGGTCACCAACTCCAGGGACACTCAGGAGGTGCCGCTGGACAAGGCGCGGCAGGTGCTAAGAATCATCGCCGGCTACAAGCACACCACCTCCATCTTCGACGACTTCTCGCACTAcgagaagaggcaggaggaggaggacatcGTCAAGAAG
- the GMEB1 gene encoding LOW QUALITY PROTEIN: glucocorticoid modulatory element-binding protein 1 (The sequence of the model RefSeq protein was modified relative to this genomic sequence to represent the inferred CDS: inserted 1 base in 1 codon; deleted 1 base in 1 codon) produces MYGDCSDANGAVVSLETQTLKMGDSLDGGTVELSDNIDIAYPXTCGDSKAILLWKKFVCPGINVKCVKFNEQLISPKHFVHLAGKSTLKDWKRAIRLGGVMLRKMMDSGQMDFYQHDTVCTNTCRSTKFDLLISSARAPVPGQSSVVQTPTSAEVSLSSMSMSEEMVEDGAIEWGSGLTAAMQVTRDDGYKKEGEEISEETLLFWRGIADVGLMDEVISNIQSEMEDLLGGVQQRAGQIPFQVSDATVLSNIAHSFGLLDSVKKVLELKKTQTEQSEGQYHYTLADLERQLEEQRKQQEGGRTQLLQNVVLMPVNSPKPPKRPRLQRPASAGSLGTLSPASQQPHYTVLSPFTLAPVGHQFSLGSLGPASLLRYATVLGKAGAADALALLTSAASGMQDQGALTEVMSPMELVAMESGLGSEGIGEEGQTIIQIDPAPDPEGGSKVMELGDGKVLGMQHHDGVHNVEIVVLEDD; encoded by the exons ATGTATGGCGACTGCTCGGACGCTAACGGCGCTGTTGTCTCCCTGGAGACTCAAACCCTGAAGATGGGGGACTCTCTAG ACGGCGGCACGGTGGAGCTGAGTGATAACATTGACATTGCGTATC TAACCTGCGGGGACAGTAAAGCCATCCTGCTGTGGAAGAAGTTTGTGTGTCCGGGGATCAACGTGAAGTGTGTGAAG TTTAACGAGCAGCTGATTAGTCCCAAACACTTTGTTCACCTGGCCGGAAAATCCACCCTGAAGGATTGGAAGAGAGCCATACGTCTGGGGGGCGTCATGCTAAG GAAGATGATGGACTCTGGGCAGATGGATTTCTATCAGCATGACACGGTCTGCACCAATACCTGCCGCAGCACCAAGTTTGACCTCCTGATCAGCAGCGCCCGGGCACCGGTGCCAGGACAGAGCAGCGTGGTGCAGACGCCAACCTCTGCCGAGG TCAGCCTCTCCTCGATGTCCATGTCCGAGGAGATGGTGGAGGACGGGGCCATTGAGTGGGGTTCCGGTCTGACGGCCGCCATGCAGGTGACGAGAGACGACGGATACAAGAAAGAGGGCGAGGAGATTTCAG AGGAGACTCTGCTATTTTGGAGGGGCATTGCAGACGTGGGTCTAATGGACGAAGTGATCAGCAACATACAGAGCGAGATGGAGGATCTTCTCGGTGGGGTGCAGCAGAGGGCAGGACAGATCCCCTTCCAGGTGTCAG ATGCCACCGTGCTCAGTAACATCGCTCACAGCTTTGGTTTGCTGGACAGTGTGAAGAAAGTGCTGGAACTAAAGAAGACTCAGACGGAGCAGAGTGAGGGGCAGTATCACTATACACTGGCGG ATCTGGAGCGGCAGCTGGAAGAGCAGAGGAAgcagcaggaggggggaaggacacAACTGCTCCAGAACGTGGTATTGATGCCCGTGAACAGCCCCAAACCCCCCAAAAGGCCGCGCCTTCAGCGTCCTGCTTCTGCAGGGTCCCTGGGCACCCTCTCGCCCGCCTCCCAGCAGCCTCACTACACCGTGCTGTCTCCTTTCACCCTGGCGCCCGTTGGACATCAGTTTTCTCTGGGCAGCCTgggccccgca tctctgcttcGCTACGCCACGGTGCTGGGCAAGGCCGGGGCGGCTGACGCCCTGGCGCTCCTTACCTCTGCGGCATCGGGCATGCAGGACCAGGGAGCGCTGACTGAGGTGATGAGCCCCATGGAGCTGGTGGCGATGGAGTCTGGGTTGGGGTCGGAGGGGATTGGCGAAGAGGGGCAAACGATCATACAGATAGACCCGGCGCCGGACCCAGAGGGGGGATCGAAGGTGATGGAATTGGGGGACGGGAAGGTTCTGGGCATGCAACACCACGATGGGGTCCATAACGTGGAGATAGTGGTGTTGGAGGACGATTAA